A window of Bacillus sp. DX3.1 genomic DNA:
AGCGTGTTCGTAATATTTTACTGGCGAATTATGCGATAAATATTAAAATGACACGTGATAGTGACGTCTTTATCTCATTATCGGAACGTGCAAATATTGCTAATTCTTTTGGTGCAGATTATTTTATCTCATTTCATATTAACAGTGGCGGTGGAACAGGTTACGAAGATTATATTTATAATGGACTGTCAGATAGCAGTTCTGCAGCAGGCAAACAACAAAAGATGCATGCAGCGGTCAGCCCAGTATTAACAAAGTATGGATTACGTGATCGCGGTGCAAAGAAAGCAAATTATGCAGTACTAAGAGAAACAGCAATGGATGCATTATTAACAGAAACTGCTTTTATTGATACAACCTTCGATGCAAATTTATTAAAAAATCAGCAGTTTATAGAAGAGTTATGCCAAGCGTATGTAAGAGGGATTGTTGCTATATTAGGATTGGTGCCAAGTACAAACCAAAACCCAAATCCAGCACCTCAAAAGAAAGGTGTGGCTTATATTCGCGGGACAAACGTAAATTTAAGAAGCGGTCCATCTATATCATTTTCGGTTATCCGAAAATTAAATGCACCAGAGTCATACGTTGTATATCAAGAAAGTAATGGCTGGCTAGATTTAGGGGCTGGTCAGTGGGTGTATAATGATCCATCTTATATACAGTATATCAAGTCTGCAAATAGTGATGGCAGTCCGATTGGGGTTGCAAATATTCGCGGGACGAACGTGAATTTAAGAAGTGGACCATCCGCATCATCTTCGGTCATTCGTAAGTTAAATGCACCAGAATCATACGTTGTATATCAAGAGAGTAATGGCTGGCTAAACTTAGGTGGCAGTCAATGGATTTACTATGATCCATCTTATATTCAGTATAATCAGTACTAAAGAAGAAGGCCTTAAAACCTTTGATACATATAGGGTTTTAAGGACCTTTTTTGTATGTTTGCAAACATAAAGCTTTACGGACACTTTTTTATAGAAAATACTACTGTCTGAAAAAGCATATTTTTACAGACAGAGTAAGAGATATCTGTACCAGTAACTGCGTGGCAATTAAAAACTATTATGAAAGATGGAGCTTTTTAAACTATGATAGAGATTGTACAAGTGAATGTTTGAAGTGTTTCCCATTAAAAATAGGCTCTTTTACATTTTATTATTGATTTTTAGGAAAATAAAAACCGCCTTATTAAAGGCAATCCAAGTAAGACCCCTGCCTCAAGATTCTGAGGAATCCAAAGAAGATAGGTGAGGGCTAAGGATCAGTGGGGATGAAGAAAGCCCCCACTGAGAAAAGTTTCATTTTATTATCTTGATATTGTATTGGTACGTATGTAAGAGAAAAATATTTCATCTAATTGTTATGCGGTATTTCTTTGAATACATTGTTATCGTTATCAAGGAGTATTTTAAAACTTTGCAGCGGTTTACATATAAGGGTGTACATGATATTTCAAAAAAGTTTTCTAAAATATGTTGACAATATATATTATATATATTAATCTTTA
This region includes:
- a CDS encoding N-acetylmuramoyl-L-alanine amidase translates to MKLVIDAGHGGNDSGAVGNGLLEKNLTLQIAQRVRNILLANYAINIKMTRDSDVFISLSERANIANSFGADYFISFHINSGGGTGYEDYIYNGLSDSSSAAGKQQKMHAAVSPVLTKYGLRDRGAKKANYAVLRETAMDALLTETAFIDTTFDANLLKNQQFIEELCQAYVRGIVAILGLVPSTNQNPNPAPQKKGVAYIRGTNVNLRSGPSISFSVIRKLNAPESYVVYQESNGWLDLGAGQWVYNDPSYIQYIKSANSDGSPIGVANIRGTNVNLRSGPSASSSVIRKLNAPESYVVYQESNGWLNLGGSQWIYYDPSYIQYNQY